A portion of the Bacteroides faecium genome contains these proteins:
- the ahcY gene encoding adenosylhomocysteinase, which yields MIYNMSTELFSTLPYKVADITLADFGRKEIDLAEKEMPGLMALREKYGESKPLKGARIMGSLHMTIQTAVLIETLVALGAEVRWCSCNIYSTQDHAAAAIAASGVPVFAWKGETLADYWWCTLQALSFADGKGPNVIVDDGGDATMMIHVGYDAENNAAVLDKEVHAEDEIELNAILKKVLAEDNTRWHRVAEEMRGVSEETTTGVHRLYQMQEEGKLLFPAFNVNDSVTKSKFDNLYGCRESLADGIKRATDVMIAGKVVVVCGYGDVGKGCSHSMRSYGARVLVTEVDPICALQAAMEGFEVVTMEDACAEGNIFVTTTGNIDIIRIDHMEKMKDQAIVCNIGHFDNEIQVDALKHYPGIKCVNIKPQVDRYYFPDGHSIILLADGRLVNLGCATGHPSFVMSNSFTNQTLAQIELFNKKYEVDVYRLPKHLDEEVARLHLEKIGVKLTKLTPEQAAYIGVSVDGPYKADHYRY from the coding sequence ATGATTTACAATATGTCTACAGAATTATTCTCTACTCTGCCCTATAAGGTGGCAGATATTACGCTTGCAGATTTTGGACGCAAGGAAATCGATTTGGCAGAAAAAGAAATGCCCGGCCTGATGGCTCTTCGCGAAAAGTATGGAGAATCCAAACCGTTAAAGGGTGCCCGCATTATGGGCTCGTTGCACATGACTATTCAAACAGCCGTGTTGATTGAAACATTGGTAGCTTTAGGAGCTGAAGTCCGCTGGTGCTCTTGTAATATATATTCAACGCAGGATCATGCTGCTGCTGCCATTGCTGCTTCAGGCGTACCTGTGTTTGCATGGAAGGGTGAAACGCTTGCCGATTACTGGTGGTGTACTTTGCAGGCATTGAGCTTTGCTGATGGTAAAGGCCCGAATGTGATTGTGGACGATGGCGGTGACGCTACGATGATGATTCACGTAGGTTATGACGCAGAGAATAACGCGGCTGTATTAGATAAGGAAGTACATGCTGAAGATGAAATCGAACTGAATGCCATCCTGAAGAAAGTATTGGCAGAAGATAATACCCGTTGGCATCGTGTCGCTGAAGAAATGCGTGGTGTATCTGAAGAGACAACGACAGGCGTACACCGTTTGTATCAGATGCAGGAAGAAGGCAAACTGCTGTTCCCGGCATTCAATGTAAACGACTCGGTGACGAAATCCAAGTTTGACAACCTGTATGGCTGCCGTGAATCATTGGCCGACGGTATCAAGCGCGCGACGGACGTGATGATTGCCGGAAAAGTCGTAGTTGTATGTGGTTATGGCGATGTAGGTAAAGGTTGTTCCCACTCCATGCGCTCTTACGGAGCACGTGTATTGGTGACGGAAGTAGACCCTATCTGTGCATTGCAGGCTGCTATGGAAGGCTTTGAAGTGGTAACTATGGAAGATGCTTGTGCTGAAGGTAACATTTTCGTGACTACCACCGGTAATATTGACATTATCCGTATCGACCATATGGAGAAAATGAAAGACCAGGCTATTGTTTGTAACATCGGTCACTTCGATAATGAAATCCAGGTAGACGCCTTGAAGCATTATCCGGGTATCAAATGTGTGAACATCAAGCCACAGGTAGACCGCTATTATTTCCCGGATGGACACAGTATCATCCTGCTTGCTGACGGTCGTCTTGTAAACCTCGGTTGCGCAACGGGACATCCGTCATTCGTTATGAGTAACTCGTTTACAAACCAGACATTGGCTCAGATTGAGTTGTTTAACAAGAAATATGAAGTCGATGTATATCGTTTGCCGAAGCATCTGGACGAAGAAGTTGCCCGCCTGCATCTCGAAAAGATTGGCGTGAAACTGACCAAGTTGACTCCTGAACAGGCTGCTTATATAGGTGTATCTGTAGACGGACCTTATAAGGCCGACCATTATAGATATTAA
- a CDS encoding sensor histidine kinase yields the protein MRNYDNKTKEELLEIIEQLEKKTEYLSSQSVCTDSERFRERYGMRILDALPDMLTVFDHDANIIELASSAATNHVEGTDSESIISSNVKDILPKEAYENVRRNMDKVIRTGKSSTARHDLVQDGILHHYENRIFPLDDEYLLCMCRDISKQWDAEQTNARQKKELDAARIKAEESDRLKSAFLANMSHEIRTPLNAIVGFSKLLASAESAEEKNQYAEIIDRNSEILLNLFNDILDLSSLEAGSLKFNIRPIKLIDICLQLVQQFHYKTQSSVKLILDDVDTDMYASGDWNRVIQVISNLLSNATKFTPKGEIHFGYLEKEDFVEFYVKDSGIGIAPERAATIFRRFGKVNDFIQGTGLGLTLCRMLVEKMGGRIWLRSQEGKGSRFYFTLPLVRV from the coding sequence ATGCGAAACTACGACAACAAAACAAAAGAAGAGTTATTAGAAATAATCGAACAATTAGAGAAGAAGACAGAATATCTTTCTTCCCAATCTGTATGCACTGATTCGGAACGTTTTCGTGAAAGATACGGCATGCGTATATTGGATGCCCTCCCCGATATGCTCACTGTTTTCGACCATGACGCTAATATTATCGAGCTTGCCTCTTCAGCCGCGACTAATCATGTGGAAGGGACTGATTCCGAAAGCATTATTTCTTCAAATGTAAAGGACATTTTGCCCAAGGAAGCGTACGAGAATGTACGCAGAAACATGGATAAAGTAATCCGTACCGGCAAAAGTTCGACTGCCAGGCATGATTTGGTACAGGACGGTATTCTGCATCATTACGAAAATCGCATCTTCCCTTTGGATGATGAATATCTGCTGTGTATGTGCCGTGACATATCCAAGCAATGGGATGCGGAGCAAACAAATGCCAGGCAGAAAAAGGAACTGGATGCCGCCAGGATAAAAGCCGAAGAGTCCGACCGGCTCAAATCTGCCTTTCTAGCCAATATGAGCCATGAAATCCGCACTCCGCTTAATGCCATAGTCGGATTTTCCAAATTGCTCGCATCTGCGGAATCCGCAGAAGAAAAGAACCAATATGCCGAGATTATCGACAGAAACTCGGAGATACTGCTGAACCTGTTTAATGACATTCTTGATTTGTCATCGCTTGAAGCCGGATCGCTCAAGTTCAATATCCGCCCTATCAAGTTAATCGACATTTGCCTGCAACTGGTGCAGCAATTCCATTATAAAACTCAAAGCAGTGTCAAACTCATCCTGGATGACGTAGATACGGATATGTATGCTTCCGGTGACTGGAATCGCGTCATACAGGTTATAAGTAATCTGCTTAGCAACGCCACCAAGTTTACTCCCAAGGGAGAAATTCACTTCGGCTATCTCGAAAAGGAAGATTTTGTGGAATTCTATGTCAAGGACAGCGGCATCGGCATTGCGCCAGAAAGAGCAGCTACCATCTTCCGCCGTTTCGGAAAAGTAAATGATTTCATACAGGGAACCGGACTGGGACTGACACTCTGCAGAATGTTAGTAGAAAAGATGGGCGGACGTATCTGGCTACGCTCTCAAGAAGGCAAAGGAAGCAGATTCTACTTTACTCTCCCGTTGGTTCGCGTCTAA
- a CDS encoding S41 family peptidase, with the protein MKKLLNGRVAIVIVAVMATVAFFSFKSGDDRNFQIAKNLDIFNAIVKELDMFYVDTIDPNKTIREGIDNMLFTLDPYTEYFPEEDQSELEQMIKGSFGGIGSYITYNTKLKRSMISEPFEGTPAAKAGLKAGDVLMEIDGTDLAGKNNAEVSQMLRGQAGTSFKLKVERPNLKGGRTPMEFTIVRESIQNPSIPYAAVLDNQVGYINLSTFSGNPSKDFKKAFLDLKKQGATSLVIDLRGNGGGLLDEAVEIANYFLPRGKVIVTTKGKIKQASNTYKTLREPLDLDIPVAVLVNSGTASASEILSGSLQDLDRAVVIGNRTFGKGLVQVPRSLPYGGTMKVTTSKYYIPSGRCVQAIDYKHRNEDGSVGTIPDSLTQVFHTAAGREVRDGGGVMPDIVIKQEKLPNILFYLVRDNLIFDYATQYCLDHPTIVAPEKFEVTDADYNAFKALVKKADFKYDQQSEKILKTLKEAAEFEGYMTDASEEFKALEKKLNHDLDRDLDYFSDDIKKMIASEIIKRYYYQRGNIIQQLKDDDGLKEAVKVLNDPVKYKEMLSAPVAKK; encoded by the coding sequence ATGAAAAAATTGCTGAATGGGCGGGTAGCTATCGTTATAGTGGCTGTTATGGCTACCGTAGCTTTCTTTAGTTTCAAGAGTGGCGACGACCGCAATTTCCAGATTGCAAAGAACCTGGATATATTTAACGCGATTGTGAAGGAACTGGACATGTTCTACGTAGATACGATCGACCCGAATAAGACAATCAGGGAAGGAATCGACAATATGCTTTTCACGCTCGATCCTTATACGGAATATTTCCCGGAAGAAGACCAGAGTGAACTGGAACAGATGATTAAGGGCTCATTCGGTGGTATAGGATCATACATTACTTATAATACCAAGCTGAAACGCTCGATGATCTCCGAACCGTTCGAAGGCACACCGGCAGCGAAAGCCGGATTGAAAGCCGGAGATGTCCTGATGGAGATTGACGGGACAGACCTTGCAGGCAAGAACAATGCGGAAGTCAGCCAAATGTTGCGCGGACAAGCGGGTACCAGTTTCAAACTGAAAGTGGAACGCCCGAATCTCAAGGGCGGACGCACTCCGATGGAATTCACAATTGTGCGTGAATCTATCCAGAATCCTTCCATTCCTTATGCTGCCGTACTCGATAATCAGGTAGGATACATCAACTTGAGTACTTTTTCCGGTAATCCTTCCAAAGATTTCAAGAAAGCATTTTTGGATTTGAAGAAACAGGGAGCCACTTCGTTGGTAATCGACCTTCGTGGAAACGGCGGTGGCCTGCTGGATGAAGCGGTGGAAATAGCTAACTATTTTTTGCCACGTGGAAAAGTGATTGTGACGACTAAAGGAAAAATCAAGCAAGCCAGCAATACGTATAAGACATTGCGCGAACCGCTGGATTTGGATATTCCGGTTGCAGTGCTGGTAAATAGCGGGACAGCTTCCGCTTCCGAAATCCTGTCAGGCTCTTTGCAGGATCTTGACCGTGCGGTAGTCATTGGCAACCGTACTTTCGGAAAAGGACTGGTGCAGGTTCCCCGTTCTCTGCCTTACGGCGGAACGATGAAGGTGACTACCTCCAAATATTACATACCTAGCGGGCGTTGTGTGCAGGCTATCGACTACAAGCATCGTAATGAAGACGGAAGTGTAGGAACTATTCCCGATAGCCTGACTCAGGTTTTTCATACGGCAGCCGGACGTGAAGTCCGTGACGGCGGTGGTGTAATGCCGGATATTGTCATCAAGCAGGAGAAATTGCCGAACATTCTGTTTTATCTGGTACGTGATAATCTGATTTTCGATTATGCCACTCAATATTGTCTGGATCATCCAACGATTGTTGCCCCTGAAAAGTTTGAAGTGACGGATGCTGATTATAATGCCTTTAAAGCATTGGTGAAGAAAGCCGATTTCAAATATGACCAGCAAAGCGAGAAGATTCTGAAAACGTTGAAGGAAGCTGCGGAGTTTGAAGGCTATATGACGGATGCTTCGGAAGAATTCAAGGCACTTGAAAAGAAACTGAACCATGATTTGGATCGTGACCTGGATTATTTCTCCGACGATATAAAGAAAATGATTGCTTCTGAAATTATCAAGCGTTACTACTATCAGCGCGGTAATATCATCCAGCAACTGAAAGATGATGACGGACTGAAGGAAGCTGTAAAAGTCCTGAATGATCCGGTGAAGTATAAAGAAATGCTGAGTGCGCCGGTTGCAAAGAAATGA
- a CDS encoding adenosine kinase, giving the protein MDKIIGLGNALVDVLATLKDDTLLDEMGLPKGSMQLIDDAKLQQINSEFSQMKTHLATGGSAGNTILGLACLGAGTGFIGKVGNDHYGEYFRKNLQKNNIEDTLLTSEQLPSGVASTFISPDGERTFGTYLGAAASLKAEELTLDMFKGYAYLFIEGYLVQDHEMILHAIELAKEAGLQICLDMASYNIVANDLEFFSLLINKYVDIVFANEEEAKAFTGKEPEEALGIIAKKCSIAIVKVGASGSYIRKGTEEIKVSAIPVGKVIDTTGAGDYFAAGFLYGLTCGYSLEKCAKIGSILSGNVIQVIGTTMPEERWDEIKLNINRILAE; this is encoded by the coding sequence ATGGACAAAATAATAGGATTGGGCAACGCCCTGGTAGACGTACTTGCAACCCTAAAGGATGATACGCTCCTGGATGAAATGGGATTACCCAAAGGAAGCATGCAACTCATTGATGACGCTAAGTTACAGCAGATTAACTCGGAATTTTCGCAAATGAAAACCCATTTGGCAACGGGCGGATCGGCTGGAAATACTATCCTCGGACTGGCTTGTCTGGGTGCCGGAACAGGTTTTATAGGAAAAGTAGGAAATGATCATTATGGAGAATATTTTCGCAAAAATCTTCAGAAAAACAATATTGAGGACACATTATTGACCTCGGAGCAACTTCCTTCCGGCGTCGCGTCTACTTTTATTTCGCCGGATGGGGAACGTACTTTCGGTACTTATCTGGGAGCGGCTGCTTCCTTGAAAGCGGAAGAACTGACACTGGATATGTTTAAAGGATATGCATACCTGTTTATTGAAGGATATTTGGTTCAGGATCACGAAATGATTCTTCATGCCATTGAATTGGCAAAAGAAGCAGGCTTGCAGATTTGTCTTGACATGGCAAGCTATAATATTGTAGCCAATGACCTGGAATTTTTCTCCTTATTAATAAATAAGTATGTGGATATTGTTTTTGCGAATGAAGAAGAAGCAAAAGCATTTACAGGCAAAGAGCCGGAAGAAGCTTTGGGAATTATTGCCAAGAAGTGCAGCATTGCTATCGTGAAAGTAGGAGCAAGCGGTTCTTATATTCGTAAAGGAACGGAAGAAATCAAAGTTTCCGCAATTCCGGTAGGGAAAGTGATAGATACAACCGGAGCAGGCGACTATTTTGCTGCCGGTTTCTTATACGGTTTGACTTGTGGATATTCGTTGGAGAAGTGTGCTAAAATAGGTTCCATTCTCTCGGGAAATGTTATCCAGGTAATCGGAACAACAATGCCAGAAGAACGCTGGGATGAAATTAAGTTAAATATTAACAGGATTCTAGCGGAATAA
- a CDS encoding GntR family transcriptional regulator, which yields MQNQNLDITEQKKPASRMKYLQLVDYINSLIEDGTLQIGDQIPSLNQLQTQLHMSKETLLKGLNYLLEMGVIEAIYRKGYFVKKVSINHSYHVFLLLDKMNVMREQIYRSIFNSLKDVGDIDIYFHHHNYKVFEKLIKENLGNYTHYIIATFLKEDVTDVLNLIPAEKRIIIDYNQQGLSGNYSCIYQDYGYDIYCSLLQLQDRLKKYEKLILIARPEAIHAQQVINGFLHYCVKSELPYSIESNVEEKNFRKGNAYITFSRYDTDDVALIKLAKKEGYELGKEIGLISYNDTAVKEILEGGITVISTDFEMMGKTAASVILDKNTIYKRNPTKVIIRNSL from the coding sequence ATGCAGAACCAGAATCTTGATATAACGGAACAGAAGAAACCAGCTTCACGGATGAAGTATCTTCAGTTAGTGGATTATATTAATTCGCTAATTGAAGATGGTACGCTTCAGATCGGTGACCAGATACCTTCACTGAATCAATTGCAGACACAGTTGCACATGAGTAAGGAAACTTTGTTGAAAGGATTGAATTACTTATTGGAAATGGGGGTTATCGAGGCTATTTACAGGAAGGGGTATTTTGTAAAAAAAGTATCTATAAATCATTCTTATCATGTATTCCTGTTATTGGATAAGATGAACGTGATGCGTGAGCAGATTTATCGTTCAATTTTCAATTCTTTGAAAGATGTAGGGGATATTGATATTTACTTTCATCATCATAACTATAAGGTTTTTGAAAAACTCATAAAAGAGAATTTGGGTAACTATACACATTATATTATAGCTACTTTTCTGAAGGAAGACGTGACAGATGTTTTAAACTTGATTCCGGCAGAAAAAAGAATCATCATAGATTATAATCAACAAGGATTGAGCGGTAATTACAGTTGTATTTATCAGGATTACGGCTATGATATTTATTGTAGTCTTTTACAGTTGCAGGACCGTCTGAAAAAATATGAGAAATTGATTTTGATAGCACGCCCGGAAGCCATTCATGCCCAACAGGTTATTAATGGTTTTCTACATTACTGTGTGAAGAGCGAATTGCCTTATTCGATAGAATCGAATGTGGAAGAAAAGAATTTCCGTAAGGGGAATGCCTATATTACTTTCAGCAGATATGATACGGATGATGTGGCATTGATTAAACTGGCTAAGAAAGAAGGATATGAGTTGGGCAAGGAAATAGGTTTGATTTCTTATAATGATACTGCCGTTAAAGAAATACTGGAAGGAGGAATCACCGTTATTTCTACGGATTTTGAGATGATGGGGAAAACAGCAGCTTCTGTTATTCTGGATAAGAATACGATTTATAAACGAAATCCGACGAAAGTGATTATACGTAATTCTCTTTAA